From one Microbacterium sp. 10M-3C3 genomic stretch:
- the hemW gene encoding radical SAM family heme chaperone HemW, protein MGAALPLGDPAPDDGLLPADLRIDPSADFGVYLHVPFCRVRCGYCDFNTYTASELRGARQDQYADTLLREIDLSAGVLAAAGGLRPASTVFFGGGTPTLLPPGDLARMLDGVRRAFGLLDGAEITVEANPDTVTPRVADELAAAGITRMSVGMQSTQAHVLAALDRTHDPDNVRTAVAAARAAGLDVSVDLIYGTPGESLADWRASLEEAIALEPDHLSAYALIVEDGTKLARQIRRGELAEPDDDLEADMYELADDLLSAAGLEWYEVSNWARGPKHRSRHNLAYWRGADWWGYGPGAHSHVAGLRWWNVRHPAAYAARLGAGSSPAAGRERPDDEARRLESVLLGSRIREGIAVADLLGEGRQAVAGLVADGLVEGRDAVRGRVVLTRRGRLLADAVVRALTR, encoded by the coding sequence ATGGGCGCCGCGCTCCCGCTCGGCGACCCGGCCCCCGACGACGGGCTCCTGCCCGCCGACCTCCGCATCGATCCGTCCGCCGATTTCGGCGTCTACCTGCACGTGCCCTTCTGCCGCGTGCGGTGCGGCTACTGCGACTTCAACACCTACACCGCGTCGGAGCTGCGGGGTGCACGGCAGGACCAGTACGCCGACACGCTGCTGCGGGAGATCGACCTGTCCGCCGGCGTGCTCGCCGCCGCCGGCGGCCTCCGACCGGCGTCGACGGTGTTCTTCGGCGGCGGCACGCCGACACTGCTGCCACCGGGCGACCTCGCGCGCATGCTCGACGGCGTCCGCCGTGCGTTCGGACTCCTCGACGGCGCCGAGATCACCGTCGAGGCCAATCCCGACACGGTCACGCCCCGCGTCGCCGACGAGCTCGCCGCCGCCGGCATCACGCGGATGTCGGTCGGCATGCAGTCGACGCAGGCGCACGTCCTCGCCGCGCTCGACCGCACCCACGACCCCGACAACGTGCGCACGGCGGTGGCCGCGGCGCGGGCGGCAGGGCTCGACGTGAGCGTCGACCTCATCTACGGCACGCCGGGGGAGTCGCTCGCCGACTGGCGTGCGTCGCTCGAGGAGGCGATCGCGCTCGAACCCGATCACCTGTCGGCCTACGCGCTCATCGTCGAGGACGGAACGAAGCTCGCGCGGCAGATCCGCCGCGGTGAGCTCGCCGAGCCCGACGACGACCTCGAAGCCGACATGTACGAGCTCGCCGACGACCTGCTCTCGGCCGCCGGCCTGGAGTGGTACGAGGTGTCGAACTGGGCGCGCGGTCCGAAGCACCGCTCGCGGCACAACCTCGCCTACTGGCGCGGCGCGGACTGGTGGGGCTACGGGCCCGGCGCGCACAGCCACGTCGCCGGGCTGCGCTGGTGGAACGTGCGTCATCCCGCGGCGTACGCGGCCCGGCTGGGCGCGGGGTCGTCGCCCGCCGCCGGCCGCGAGCGCCCCGACGATGAGGCGCGGCGTCTGGAGAGCGTGCTCCTGGGCAGCCGCATCCGCGAGGGCATCGCGGTCGCCGATCTGCTCGGCGAGGGCCGGCAGGCGGTGGCGGGGCTCGTCGCCGACGGGCTCGTCGAGGGGCGCGACGCCGTCCGTGGCCGCGTCGTCCTCACGCGCCGCGGGCGGCTGCTGGCGGATGCCGTCGTGCGCGCCCTCACGCGGTGA
- the dnaJ gene encoding molecular chaperone DnaJ: MADHYEVLGVARDASADDIKRAYRRLARELHPDVNPGADAAERFKLVTHAYDVLSDPDQRRRYDMGGDQSPFGGAGGAAGFGGFSDIFETFFGGGAGGPRGGRPRSRRERGQDALVRVDLELGDVVFGTHRDLEVDTAVLCETCQGSCCQPGTSEVTCDICHGTGNIQRTVRSLLGNVVTTQPCATCQGHGTTIPYPCATCQGQGRVRARRTVSVDIPAGVETGLRLQLPGSGEVGPAGGPNGDLYLEITVAPHEIFSRDGDDLLATLEVSMPDAILGTSATIQALDGGVELEVRPGVQSGDVLTIKGRGITPLRGSQRGDLRVGVHVVTPTRLDHKERALIEEFAKRTKAPAPQLAQFHQGLFAKLRDRFRNA, from the coding sequence GTGGCTGATCACTACGAGGTCTTGGGCGTCGCGCGCGACGCCTCGGCCGACGACATCAAGCGGGCCTACCGACGGCTCGCGCGCGAGCTGCACCCCGACGTCAATCCGGGCGCGGATGCGGCGGAGCGGTTCAAGCTCGTCACCCACGCGTACGACGTGCTCAGCGACCCCGACCAGCGTCGTCGCTACGACATGGGCGGCGACCAGAGCCCGTTCGGCGGCGCGGGCGGGGCTGCCGGGTTCGGCGGCTTCAGCGACATCTTCGAGACCTTCTTCGGCGGCGGTGCGGGCGGCCCGCGCGGCGGTCGTCCGCGGTCGCGGCGGGAGCGGGGCCAGGACGCCCTCGTGCGCGTCGACCTCGAACTGGGCGACGTCGTCTTCGGCACGCACCGCGACCTCGAGGTCGACACGGCCGTGCTGTGCGAGACGTGCCAGGGGTCGTGCTGCCAGCCGGGCACGTCCGAGGTCACGTGCGACATCTGCCACGGCACCGGCAACATCCAGCGCACCGTCCGGAGCCTCCTCGGCAACGTCGTCACGACGCAGCCGTGCGCGACGTGCCAGGGCCACGGCACGACGATCCCGTACCCCTGTGCGACGTGCCAGGGGCAGGGGCGCGTGCGCGCGCGCCGCACCGTGTCGGTGGACATCCCGGCCGGCGTCGAGACGGGGCTGCGCCTGCAGCTCCCCGGCTCCGGCGAGGTCGGCCCCGCCGGCGGACCGAACGGAGACCTGTACCTGGAGATCACCGTCGCGCCGCACGAGATCTTCAGCCGCGACGGCGACGACCTGCTCGCGACGCTCGAGGTGTCGATGCCCGACGCGATCCTCGGCACGTCGGCCACCATCCAGGCGCTCGACGGCGGCGTCGAGCTCGAGGTGCGGCCCGGCGTGCAGTCCGGCGACGTCCTGACGATCAAGGGGCGCGGCATCACGCCACTGCGCGGCTCGCAGCGCGGCGACCTCCGCGTCGGCGTGCACGTGGTCACCCCCACGCGCCTCGATCACAAGGAGCGCGCCCTCATCGAGGAGTTCGCCAAGCGCACGAAGGCACCCGCGCCGCAGCTCGCCCAGTTCCACCAGGGGCTGTTCGCGAAGCTGCGCGACCGCTTCCGGAACGCGTAG
- a CDS encoding HIT domain-containing protein, which produces MSEASIFSRILVGDVPAEILAETDHVFAIRDIAPQAPVHLLVIPKTTEYRDVVELAAADPALLAEMVGLAARLAGEHADGDFRLVFNTGAGAGQTVFHVHAHVLAGGLQEETTGA; this is translated from the coding sequence ATGAGCGAAGCGTCCATCTTCTCGCGCATCCTCGTGGGCGACGTGCCCGCGGAGATCCTCGCCGAGACCGACCACGTCTTCGCGATCCGCGACATCGCGCCGCAGGCGCCCGTGCACCTCCTGGTGATCCCGAAGACGACCGAGTACCGCGACGTCGTGGAGCTCGCCGCCGCCGACCCCGCGCTCCTCGCGGAGATGGTCGGCCTCGCCGCGCGTCTGGCCGGCGAGCACGCCGACGGCGACTTCCGTCTGGTCTTCAACACCGGCGCCGGTGCCGGGCAGACCGTGTTCCACGTCCACGCGCACGTCCTCGCCGGCGGACTGCAGGAGGAGACGACGGGTGCCTGA
- a CDS encoding PhoH family protein, translated as MVQLLGPQDRLLRVVEKEHPDVDVHVRGNEITLSGEAAAVARARALVDELLAMTRSGQGLDPSDVTSSSRILRSEGGPRPSEVLGEAILSSRGKIIRPKTLGQKAYVDAIEENTIVFGIGPAGTGKTYLAMAKAVQALQRKEVNRIILTRPAVEAGERLGFLPGTLTDKIDPYLRPLYDALNEMMDPEIVPKLMATGTIEVAPLAYMRGRTLNDSFVVLDEAQNTTPEQMKMFLTRLGFGTRMVVTGDITQIDLPQGSSGLRLVTRILDHVDDIHFSYLTSEDVVRHTLVGRIVDAYSEYDERRLASRRERDEASEFANRAERRAGRAAGPRDHLPRRGRS; from the coding sequence ATGGTCCAGCTCCTCGGCCCGCAGGATCGCCTCCTGCGCGTCGTGGAAAAGGAGCATCCGGACGTCGACGTGCACGTGCGCGGCAACGAGATCACGCTCTCCGGCGAGGCGGCCGCCGTCGCGCGGGCACGGGCACTCGTGGACGAGCTGCTCGCGATGACGCGCTCCGGCCAGGGCCTCGACCCCTCCGACGTGACCAGCTCGAGCCGGATCCTGCGCTCCGAGGGCGGCCCGCGGCCGTCCGAGGTGCTCGGCGAGGCGATCCTGTCGTCGCGCGGAAAGATCATCCGCCCCAAGACGCTGGGGCAGAAGGCGTACGTCGACGCGATCGAGGAGAACACGATCGTCTTCGGCATCGGGCCGGCGGGCACCGGCAAGACCTACCTCGCGATGGCCAAGGCCGTGCAGGCGCTGCAGCGCAAGGAGGTCAACCGCATCATCCTCACGCGGCCGGCGGTCGAGGCGGGGGAGCGCCTCGGATTCCTCCCCGGCACGCTCACCGACAAGATCGACCCCTACCTGCGCCCGCTCTACGACGCGCTGAACGAGATGATGGACCCCGAGATCGTGCCCAAGCTCATGGCCACGGGCACGATCGAGGTCGCCCCGCTGGCCTACATGCGCGGGCGTACGCTGAACGACTCGTTCGTCGTGCTCGACGAGGCGCAGAACACCACGCCCGAGCAGATGAAGATGTTCCTCACGCGCCTCGGGTTCGGCACCCGCATGGTCGTCACGGGCGACATCACGCAGATCGACCTGCCCCAGGGCTCGTCTGGCCTGCGTCTGGTGACCCGCATCCTCGACCACGTCGACGACATCCACTTCTCGTACCTCACGAGCGAGGACGTCGTGCGGCACACCCTCGTCGGCCGCATCGTCGACGCCTACAGCGAGTACGACGAGCGGCGCCTCGCCTCGCGCCGCGAGCGCGACGAGGCCAGCGAGTTCGCCAACCGCGCCGAGCGCCGCGCCGGGCGCGCCGCCGGCCCCCGTGACCACCTGCCGCGCCGAGGACGCTCATGA
- a CDS encoding DUF1990 family protein, translating to MRRGTFRDETVDYAAVGGTQAPDLMQYPPERSLPAEESWRIGSGEERFTTASQSLLAWAAQREGGLAISDVRPAPGPMYSGVGFDADGTPIAPSRLESDQRFDADGTPFVAPGTTVRVRGRVGGLRADGELRVISVIEEPRRTGYTLGTVSDSVVSGEELFVLEWRENDEVWFTVRAFDRPVAVLYRMFRGLVRRRRRELFQRYLQAISPLYATRR from the coding sequence ATGCGCCGCGGGACCTTTCGAGACGAGACGGTCGACTACGCCGCCGTCGGCGGCACGCAGGCTCCCGACCTGATGCAGTACCCGCCGGAGCGCTCGCTGCCGGCCGAGGAGAGCTGGCGGATCGGGTCGGGGGAGGAACGGTTCACGACCGCCTCGCAGTCGCTGCTGGCCTGGGCCGCGCAGCGCGAGGGCGGGCTCGCGATCAGCGACGTGCGCCCCGCGCCCGGGCCGATGTACTCGGGCGTCGGCTTCGACGCCGACGGCACCCCGATCGCCCCCAGCCGGCTCGAATCCGACCAGCGCTTCGACGCCGACGGCACGCCGTTCGTCGCGCCCGGGACGACCGTGCGCGTGCGCGGCCGCGTCGGCGGGCTCCGCGCCGACGGCGAGCTGCGCGTCATCTCGGTGATCGAGGAGCCCCGTCGCACCGGCTACACGCTCGGCACGGTGTCGGACTCGGTGGTCAGCGGCGAAGAGCTCTTCGTGCTGGAGTGGCGCGAGAACGACGAGGTGTGGTTCACCGTGCGCGCCTTCGACCGCCCGGTGGCCGTGCTGTACCGCATGTTCCGCGGCCTCGTGCGCCGCCGGCGCCGAGAGCTGTTCCAGCGGTACCTGCAGGCGATCTCGCCGCTGTACGCGACGCGGCGCTGA
- a CDS encoding hemolysin family protein, producing the protein MTETLLLLAALLLVAFGGLMSAIDAALGVTSRADLLELADGGRTSTSLRRIAADPDAHGNAVIFIRVLAETSAAVLVTLAFVQLFDSIWWAALAAAVLMTGISFVAVGVSPRSVGRQHARGLLRAAAPLVRAARLIIGPLAYGLTALGNRVTPGISSGSSFASEEQLLSIIDEAAENELIEEDDRELIHSVFDFTDRYVREVMVPRTDMVSVDADASTRAALGLFLEKGVSRIPLLDDEADDVVGMLYLKDLVQFGFRDEQGWRDAPVRRIARPAVFVPESMRAETLLQQMKRDAVHVCLVVDEYGGVSGLVTLEDLIEELVGEISDEYDAKPTEVVELEPGRYRVSARLGLDEVGDLFGLDLDDEDVDSIGGLLGKALGRIPQPGSTAEHSGLVMTGGASRGRGRGIATVFVERAEAPEADGASAPREAAED; encoded by the coding sequence GTGACAGAGACCCTGCTGCTTCTGGCGGCGCTGCTGCTGGTCGCCTTCGGTGGGCTCATGTCCGCGATCGATGCGGCGCTGGGCGTGACCTCCCGCGCGGATCTCCTGGAGCTCGCCGACGGCGGACGCACCTCGACGTCGCTGCGCCGGATCGCCGCCGACCCCGACGCCCACGGCAACGCGGTGATCTTCATCCGCGTCCTCGCCGAGACCTCCGCCGCGGTGCTCGTGACGCTGGCCTTCGTGCAGCTGTTCGACAGCATCTGGTGGGCGGCCCTCGCCGCGGCCGTACTGATGACGGGCATCTCCTTCGTCGCCGTCGGCGTCAGTCCGCGCTCGGTGGGGCGTCAGCACGCCCGTGGACTCCTGCGCGCCGCGGCGCCCCTCGTGCGTGCCGCACGGCTCATCATCGGTCCGCTCGCCTACGGCCTCACCGCTCTGGGCAACCGCGTGACGCCGGGCATCTCGTCCGGATCGTCGTTCGCGTCGGAGGAGCAGCTGCTCAGCATCATCGACGAGGCGGCGGAGAACGAGCTGATCGAGGAGGACGACCGCGAGCTCATCCACTCGGTCTTCGACTTCACCGACCGGTACGTCCGCGAAGTGATGGTGCCGCGCACCGACATGGTGTCTGTGGACGCGGACGCCAGCACGCGCGCCGCGCTCGGGCTGTTCCTGGAGAAGGGCGTCTCGCGCATCCCGCTCCTGGACGACGAGGCGGACGACGTCGTGGGGATGCTGTACCTGAAGGACCTCGTGCAGTTCGGGTTCCGCGACGAGCAGGGCTGGCGCGACGCGCCGGTGCGGCGCATCGCGCGTCCGGCGGTGTTCGTGCCCGAGTCGATGCGCGCGGAGACGCTCCTGCAGCAGATGAAGCGGGATGCGGTGCACGTGTGCCTCGTCGTGGACGAGTACGGCGGCGTGTCGGGGCTGGTGACGCTCGAGGACCTCATCGAGGAGCTCGTGGGCGAGATCTCCGACGAGTACGACGCCAAGCCCACGGAGGTGGTCGAGCTCGAGCCCGGACGCTACCGAGTGAGCGCTCGTCTCGGTCTCGACGAGGTCGGCGACCTCTTCGGGCTCGACCTCGACGACGAAGACGTCGACTCCATCGGCGGCCTGCTCGGCAAGGCGCTCGGGCGCATCCCGCAGCCCGGCAGCACCGCGGAGCACTCGGGCCTCGTGATGACCGGCGGCGCCTCGCGTGGCCGCGGGCGAGGGATCGCGACGGTCTTCGTCGAGCGCGCCGAGGCGCCCGAGGCCGACGGCGCGTCGGCGCCGCGCGAGGCGGCGGAGGACTGA
- the ybeY gene encoding rRNA maturation RNase YbeY, with protein sequence MTIDINNESGMDVDEQVLLRLMEYNLAELHVSPDADVAIVLVDEGAMESLHVQWMDEPGPTDVLSFPMDELRPGTEDAPTPAGLLGDIVLCPQVAETQAVAARHSTQDELILLTTHGLLHLLGFDHAEPDEEREMFGLQKELIAGFHGAERRRHRA encoded by the coding sequence ATGACGATCGACATCAACAACGAGTCCGGCATGGACGTCGACGAGCAGGTGCTCCTGCGCCTCATGGAGTACAACCTCGCCGAGCTGCACGTGAGCCCGGACGCCGACGTCGCGATCGTGCTCGTCGACGAGGGCGCGATGGAGTCGCTCCACGTGCAGTGGATGGACGAGCCCGGGCCGACGGACGTGCTGAGCTTTCCCATGGACGAGCTCCGCCCCGGCACGGAGGACGCGCCCACGCCCGCCGGGCTCCTCGGCGACATCGTGCTGTGCCCGCAGGTCGCCGAGACCCAGGCGGTCGCCGCGCGGCACTCGACGCAGGACGAGCTGATCCTCCTGACCACGCACGGCCTCCTGCATCTGCTGGGGTTCGACCACGCCGAGCCCGACGAGGAGCGGGAGATGTTCGGGCTGCAGAAGGAGCTGATCGCCGGCTTCCACGGCGCCGAGCGGCGCCGGCACCGGGCGTGA
- the hrcA gene encoding heat-inducible transcriptional repressor HrcA: protein MVTERGLQVLRAIVQDYVDTREPVGSKAIVERHAFGVSAATIRNDMAQLEDEELIAAPHTSSGRVPTDKGYRVFVDHLAELRPLSSAQRAAIASFLDDSGDLDDLLGRTVRALTRLTGQVAMVQYPSFAAAHVTHVELVSLGGGRMLVVVVTDTGRVTQRIAFAREEPGDDELVQLRARVGALVVGHSVRGAAERLGALLANAPAPAGGLDALADPILRVLAEELEEFRQDRLVMAGAATLARREADFRGSIYPLLEAIEEQVTLLKLMSEMVADAQGLSVSIGRENEPFGLPEASVLASDYDAPASGARIGLLGPTRMDYPTNLAAVRAVAHYLTRLLEDDESAR, encoded by the coding sequence ATGGTCACGGAACGCGGACTCCAGGTGCTGCGCGCGATCGTGCAGGACTACGTCGACACGCGTGAGCCGGTCGGCAGCAAGGCGATCGTCGAGCGACACGCCTTCGGGGTGTCGGCGGCGACCATCCGCAACGACATGGCGCAGCTCGAGGACGAGGAGCTGATCGCGGCGCCCCACACGTCGTCGGGGCGCGTCCCGACCGACAAGGGCTACCGCGTCTTCGTCGATCACCTCGCAGAGCTCCGTCCGCTCTCCAGTGCGCAGCGCGCGGCCATCGCGTCCTTCCTCGACGACTCGGGCGACCTCGACGACCTCCTCGGCCGCACGGTGCGGGCGCTCACGCGACTGACGGGTCAGGTCGCGATGGTGCAGTACCCGTCGTTCGCGGCCGCTCACGTCACCCACGTCGAGCTCGTGAGCCTCGGCGGCGGGCGCATGCTCGTCGTGGTCGTGACCGACACCGGCCGTGTCACGCAGCGCATCGCGTTCGCGCGCGAGGAGCCGGGCGACGACGAGCTCGTGCAGCTGCGCGCGCGCGTCGGCGCGCTCGTGGTCGGACACTCGGTCCGCGGCGCCGCCGAGCGGCTCGGCGCCCTCCTCGCGAACGCCCCCGCGCCCGCCGGCGGACTCGACGCCCTCGCCGATCCCATCCTGCGCGTGCTCGCCGAGGAGCTCGAGGAGTTCCGTCAGGACCGGCTCGTCATGGCCGGGGCGGCGACGCTCGCCCGGCGCGAGGCCGACTTCCGCGGCAGCATCTACCCGCTCCTGGAGGCGATCGAGGAGCAGGTGACGCTGCTGAAGCTGATGAGCGAGATGGTCGCCGACGCGCAGGGCCTGTCGGTCTCGATCGGCCGCGAGAACGAGCCGTTCGGGCTGCCCGAGGCCTCCGTGCTCGCGAGCGACTACGACGCACCGGCCAGCGGCGCGCGCATCGGGCTGCTCGGCCCCACGCGCATGGACTACCCCACCAATCTCGCGGCGGTCCGCGCCGTCGCGCACTATCTGACCCGGCTGCTGGAAGACGACGAGAGCGCCCGGTGA
- a CDS encoding 16S rRNA (uracil(1498)-N(3))-methyltransferase: MALHFLSADATDAAPGDEIVLTGAEAHHAAQVRRLRSGEAVTVGDGSGVWLDGEVADVDAKRVGVRITARRDVPAPSPRLVLVQALAKGDRDELAIQAATELGVDAVVPWQAERSVSRWDHKVDKGLARWRTIVREAAKQAHRAWVPEVAAPASTDDLAGLAEGGRMLLLDPRAEQRLSRISLDDGRDVHLVVGPEGGISDAEIQRLARAGAEPVRLGETVLRTSTAGAAALSVASTLLHRW; the protein is encoded by the coding sequence GTGGCGCTGCACTTCCTGAGCGCCGATGCGACGGATGCGGCGCCCGGCGACGAGATCGTGCTGACCGGCGCCGAGGCGCATCACGCGGCGCAGGTCCGGCGCCTGCGTTCGGGCGAGGCGGTGACGGTCGGCGACGGCAGCGGCGTGTGGCTGGACGGCGAGGTCGCCGACGTCGACGCCAAGCGCGTCGGCGTCCGGATCACGGCGCGGCGGGACGTGCCCGCCCCCTCGCCGCGGCTCGTGCTCGTGCAGGCCCTCGCGAAGGGCGATCGGGACGAGCTCGCGATCCAGGCCGCCACCGAGCTCGGCGTCGACGCGGTCGTGCCGTGGCAGGCCGAGCGCAGCGTGTCGCGCTGGGACCACAAGGTCGACAAGGGGCTCGCGCGCTGGCGCACGATCGTCCGCGAGGCGGCGAAGCAGGCTCATCGCGCGTGGGTGCCCGAGGTGGCGGCGCCGGCGAGCACCGACGACCTCGCCGGCCTCGCCGAGGGTGGGCGGATGCTGCTTCTCGACCCGCGCGCCGAGCAGCGGCTGTCCCGGATCTCGCTCGACGACGGTCGCGACGTCCATCTCGTCGTCGGCCCGGAGGGCGGCATCTCCGACGCCGAGATCCAGCGGCTCGCGCGGGCCGGCGCCGAACCCGTGCGCCTGGGCGAGACGGTGCTGCGTACCTCCACCGCCGGTGCGGCCGCGCTCTCGGTCGCGAGCACGCTCCTGCATCGCTGGTGA
- the era gene encoding GTPase Era codes for MTDSASDASSPDRAVHRSGFVTFVGRPNVGKSTLTNALVGEKVAITSAKPQTTRRAIRGIVNRPGGQLVIVDTPGIHKPRTLLGQRLNDLVEQVLGDVDVIGFCVPAVEKVGPGDRRIAESLSGYPRAKKVAIVTKTDAATRDEIMERLMEVDSLREDWHAVIPLSALTRDQLDVLSDELLALMPEGPALYGEGVTTDESLEDRVAEIIREAALEGVRDELPHSIAVTIEDIAPREDGELTDVFANIVVERDSQKAIIIGRKGARLKDVGARARAGIEPLVGTRVFLSLHVRVAKEWQRDPKQLGRLGF; via the coding sequence GTGACCGATTCCGCCTCCGACGCGTCCTCGCCCGACCGCGCCGTGCACCGCTCCGGCTTCGTGACTTTCGTGGGACGACCCAACGTCGGCAAGTCGACACTCACGAACGCGCTCGTGGGCGAGAAGGTCGCGATCACGAGCGCGAAGCCGCAGACCACGCGCCGCGCCATCCGGGGTATCGTCAACCGGCCCGGCGGTCAGCTCGTGATCGTCGACACCCCCGGCATCCACAAGCCCCGCACGCTCCTCGGCCAGCGGCTGAACGACCTCGTCGAGCAGGTGCTCGGCGACGTCGACGTCATCGGCTTCTGCGTGCCGGCGGTCGAGAAGGTCGGTCCCGGCGACCGCCGCATCGCGGAGTCGCTGTCGGGATACCCGCGCGCCAAGAAGGTCGCGATCGTGACCAAGACGGATGCGGCGACCCGCGACGAGATCATGGAGCGCCTCATGGAGGTCGACTCCCTCCGCGAGGACTGGCACGCCGTGATCCCGCTGTCGGCGCTGACGCGCGACCAGCTCGACGTCCTCTCGGACGAGCTGCTCGCCCTCATGCCGGAGGGCCCCGCGCTGTACGGGGAGGGCGTCACCACCGACGAGTCGCTCGAGGACCGTGTCGCGGAGATCATCCGGGAGGCCGCCCTCGAGGGCGTGCGCGACGAGCTGCCGCACTCGATCGCGGTGACGATCGAGGACATCGCACCGCGGGAGGACGGCGAGCTCACCGACGTGTTCGCCAACATCGTCGTCGAGCGCGACAGCCAGAAGGCCATCATCATCGGCCGGAAGGGCGCGCGGCTCAAGGACGTCGGAGCCCGGGCACGGGCCGGCATAGAGCCGCTCGTGGGAACGCGGGTGTTCCTCTCCCTGCACGTGCGTGTCGCCAAGGAGTGGCAGCGCGACCCCAAGCAGCTCGGCCGACTGGGCTTCTGA
- the lepA gene encoding translation elongation factor 4, giving the protein MSPRALKPLEPSATPPELIRNFCIIAHIDHGKSTLADRMLQITGVVADRDMRAQYLDRMDIERERGITIKSQAVRMPWALRQAQGSEQTFALNMIDTPGHVDFTYEVSRSLAACEGAILLVDAAQGIEAQTLANLYLALENDLHIIPVLNKIDLPAADPEKYAAELAGLIGGRPEDVLRVSGKTGQGVEELLDRIVGEIPAPVGDADAPARAMIFDSVYDAYRGVVTYVRMVDGQLQPRERIQMMSTKATHDLLEIGVSSPEPVPTHGLGVGEVGYLITGVKDVRQSKVGDTITNARKPAAEALAGYTDPKPMVFSGIYPIDGSDYAELREALDKLKLSDASLQYEPETSVALGFGFRAGFLGLLHLEIITERLSREFGLDLITTAPSVTYEVTTDTGETVTVTNPSEYPDGRVAEVAEPVVKVGILLPKDYVGTVMELCQSRRGTLLGMDYLSEDRVELRYNMPLGEIVFDFFDQLKSKTQGYASLDYEPAGSQTADLVKVDILLQGEKVDAFSSIVHREKAYAYGTMMTERLRKLIPRQQFEVPIQAAIGARIIARENIRAIRKDVLAKCYGGDITRKRKLLEKQKEGKKRMKMVGRVEVPQEAFIAALSGDVETKK; this is encoded by the coding sequence ATGTCACCGCGCGCCCTGAAGCCCCTCGAGCCGAGTGCGACCCCGCCCGAGCTGATCCGCAACTTCTGCATCATCGCTCACATCGACCACGGCAAGTCGACGCTGGCCGATCGCATGCTGCAGATCACCGGCGTCGTCGCCGACCGCGACATGCGCGCGCAGTACCTCGACCGCATGGACATCGAGCGCGAGCGCGGCATCACGATCAAGAGCCAGGCCGTGCGCATGCCGTGGGCCCTTCGACAGGCTCAGGGATCCGAGCAGACGTTCGCGCTGAACATGATCGACACGCCCGGTCACGTCGACTTCACATATGAGGTGAGCCGGTCGCTCGCCGCGTGCGAGGGCGCGATCCTCCTCGTCGACGCCGCACAGGGCATCGAGGCGCAGACCCTCGCGAACCTGTACCTCGCACTCGAGAACGACCTGCACATCATCCCGGTGCTCAACAAGATCGACCTGCCCGCGGCCGACCCGGAGAAGTACGCGGCCGAGCTCGCGGGGCTCATCGGCGGGCGCCCGGAGGACGTGCTGCGCGTGAGCGGCAAGACCGGGCAGGGCGTCGAGGAGCTCCTCGACCGCATCGTCGGCGAGATCCCCGCGCCCGTCGGCGACGCGGATGCGCCGGCTCGCGCGATGATCTTCGACTCCGTGTACGACGCCTACCGCGGGGTCGTGACGTACGTCCGGATGGTCGACGGGCAGCTGCAGCCGCGCGAGCGCATCCAGATGATGTCGACGAAGGCCACGCACGATCTGCTCGAGATCGGGGTCTCCAGCCCCGAGCCGGTGCCCACGCACGGGCTCGGCGTCGGCGAGGTCGGCTACCTCATCACGGGCGTCAAGGACGTGCGCCAGTCGAAGGTCGGCGACACGATCACGAACGCGCGCAAACCCGCCGCCGAGGCGCTCGCCGGGTACACCGACCCCAAGCCGATGGTGTTCTCGGGCATCTACCCGATCGACGGCAGCGACTACGCGGAGCTGCGCGAGGCGCTGGACAAGCTCAAGCTCTCGGATGCGTCGCTCCAGTACGAGCCCGAGACCTCGGTCGCGCTCGGCTTCGGCTTCCGTGCGGGCTTCCTCGGTCTGCTGCATCTGGAGATCATCACGGAGCGGCTCTCGCGGGAGTTCGGGCTCGACCTCATCACGACCGCGCCCTCGGTCACCTACGAGGTGACCACCGACACCGGCGAGACCGTGACCGTCACGAACCCGAGCGAATACCCCGACGGCCGTGTCGCGGAGGTCGCCGAGCCGGTCGTAAAGGTCGGCATCCTGCTGCCGAAGGACTACGTCGGCACGGTCATGGAGCTGTGCCAGTCGCGCCGCGGCACGCTCCTCGGCATGGACTACCTCAGCGAGGACCGCGTCGAGCTGCGGTACAACATGCCGCTCGGCGAGATCGTGTTCGACTTCTTCGACCAGCTGAAGTCCAAGACCCAGGGCTACGCGAGCCTCGACTACGAGCCCGCGGGATCGCAGACGGCCGACCTCGTGAAGGTCGACATCCTGCTGCAGGGCGAGAAGGTCGACGCGTTCAGCTCGATCGTCCACCGCGAGAAGGCCTACGCGTACGGGACGATGATGACCGAGCGCTTGCGCAAGCTCATCCCGCGCCAGCAGTTCGAGGTGCCGATCCAGGCCGCCATCGGCGCGCGGATCATCGCGCGTGAGAACATCCGCGCCATCCGCAAGGACGTGCTCGCGAAGTGCTACGGCGGCGACATCACGCGCAAGCGCAAGCTGCTGGAGAAGCAGAAGGAGGGCAAGAAGCGCATGAAGATGGTCGGGCGCGTCGAGGTCCCTCAGGAGGCGTTCATCGCGGCCCTCTCCGGCGACGTCGAGACGAAGAAGTAA